Proteins encoded together in one Planctomyces sp. SH-PL14 window:
- a CDS encoding GntR family transcriptional regulator: MLIRIERGSSVPVSRQIDAQVRAQILAGTLPAETPLPSVRQLARELAVNVNTVVRVYERLAAEGLVEMRHGDGTYVLPLRRGATAAQLAEHHQEFQQELDTLTRRGLMLGIGERELGRLFAESVKRVRQNGTAEETATPRQKKGAEGP, from the coding sequence ATGCTGATTCGCATCGAGCGTGGATCGTCGGTTCCGGTCTCGCGACAGATCGACGCGCAAGTCCGCGCACAGATCCTCGCCGGCACCCTCCCGGCCGAAACCCCGCTCCCCTCCGTCCGCCAGCTCGCCCGCGAACTGGCCGTCAACGTCAACACCGTCGTGCGGGTCTACGAACGGCTCGCCGCCGAAGGGCTCGTCGAGATGCGGCACGGAGACGGGACCTACGTCCTGCCGCTCCGCCGCGGCGCGACCGCCGCCCAGCTCGCCGAACACCACCAGGAGTTCCAGCAGGAACTCGACACCCTCACCCGCCGCGGCCTGATGCTTGGGATCGGCGAACGGGAACTGGGACGCCTGTTCGCCGAATCCGTGAAACGCGTCCGGCAGAACGGCACCGCCGAAGAGACCGCCACACCTCGTCAGAAAAAGGGAGCGGAAGGACCATGA
- a CDS encoding DNA polymerase ligase N-terminal domain-containing protein, whose amino-acid sequence MSDGGRQVERSIEPNRSESTPRRFAVLLHDHPLLHWDLLVEDGETLKTWRLPNDPCQHDVMTAEEIAPHRRIYLDYEGPVSGGRGAVRRVAAGIAGVSEMSADLIVLDAILLEGTLAEDAGSRWERVELTRIGGPQWRFQIRCLGNAPD is encoded by the coding sequence ATGAGCGACGGGGGCCGGCAGGTCGAACGCTCTATCGAACCGAATCGGTCGGAGTCCACGCCGCGGCGATTCGCAGTCCTGCTTCACGACCATCCCCTCCTTCACTGGGACCTCCTGGTCGAGGACGGGGAGACGCTGAAAACGTGGCGGCTCCCGAACGATCCCTGCCAGCATGATGTCATGACGGCGGAAGAGATCGCTCCTCACCGCCGCATCTATCTGGACTACGAAGGCCCGGTCTCGGGTGGACGCGGTGCGGTCCGGAGAGTCGCGGCCGGGATCGCTGGCGTGTCGGAGATGAGTGCCGACCTGATCGTGCTCGACGCGATTCTCCTGGAGGGGACGCTGGCCGAGGACGCCGGCTCGCGCTGGGAAAGAGTCGAGTTGACGCGGATCGGCGGACCGCAATGGCGGTTTCAGATCAGATGCCTCGGCAACGCCCCAGACTAG
- the ruvX gene encoding Holliday junction resolvase RuvX, whose protein sequence is MPGESDCPPLPVEGNPPLLTAGRLLGIDYGQKRLGIAVSNDEQTIASPLENYSRRSDKLDGARLQQLAREYRVVGCVVGLPLHMGGGASESSHRAQKFAAWIQQLTGLPIDYQDERCTSAVVEEQLILMDVTRQKRKQLLDKLAAQIILQTYIDRRRVPPVPPDSVDDVP, encoded by the coding sequence ATGCCCGGCGAATCCGATTGCCCTCCGCTCCCCGTTGAAGGGAATCCCCCACTTCTCACCGCCGGGCGGCTGCTGGGGATCGACTACGGACAGAAGCGGCTGGGGATCGCGGTCTCGAACGACGAGCAGACGATCGCCAGCCCGCTCGAAAACTACTCGCGACGCTCGGACAAGCTCGACGGGGCGCGGCTGCAGCAGCTGGCGCGGGAGTATCGCGTCGTCGGCTGCGTCGTGGGGCTTCCGCTGCACATGGGGGGCGGGGCGAGCGAGTCCTCGCACCGGGCCCAAAAGTTCGCGGCGTGGATTCAGCAGTTGACCGGCCTTCCGATCGACTACCAGGACGAGCGCTGCACCTCGGCTGTCGTCGAGGAGCAGCTGATCCTGATGGACGTGACCCGGCAGAAGCGGAAGCAGCTCCTCGACAAGCTCGCAGCGCAGATCATCCTGCAGACGTACATCGACCGTCGCCGCGTCCCTCCGGTCCCGCCCGACTCCGTGGACGACGTTCCATGA
- a CDS encoding IS4 family transposase, whose protein sequence is MAWKPQRRSYRHEFIEAIATVFPPQWFSRFSSHGNTGWTPLKIFWVSTIMSWQPQVTLREQFDAACDILREVFPAWTIGDSLSGFLAARVRGLPRMRDPILLRLRQFVAEHLDDWRVRGWAVFGVDGSRFEAPRTTPNEQALGCAGKEGTTPQVFQTTLLHIGTGLPWDFRLGPGTQSERRQLDDMRDNLPPRSLLTADAGFISFELCRWLTRNRHDFVLRVGGNIRLLTGLDGPDLDWAVETEGQTVSLWPTRCRDQPPVVLRLIVVRDDQKRPVSLVTNIHDERALSDEDAAEIYRLRWGLELHYRSLKQTLCHQTLRSRTPEGALAEQTWHVLASWLLQLLTARELIASGSHPANWSAAKARDAVRRLLRRVVHGRPVRRMPSLRDQLCQAVVDRDGRVGPKQIRRWPRPKQDRPPGPPKIQPATREDLQQLQRLRTTLQARS, encoded by the coding sequence ATGGCTTGGAAGCCACAGCGGCGATCGTATCGTCACGAATTCATTGAGGCGATCGCCACGGTCTTTCCCCCACAGTGGTTCAGCCGGTTCTCTTCGCACGGCAACACCGGCTGGACCCCGCTGAAGATCTTCTGGGTCTCCACCATCATGAGCTGGCAGCCCCAGGTGACCCTCCGCGAGCAGTTCGATGCCGCCTGCGACATCCTCCGCGAAGTCTTTCCCGCCTGGACCATCGGCGACTCGCTCTCCGGGTTCCTGGCCGCCCGCGTTCGTGGTCTCCCCCGGATGCGAGATCCGATCCTCCTGCGCCTGCGACAGTTCGTCGCCGAGCATCTGGACGACTGGCGAGTCCGGGGATGGGCGGTCTTCGGCGTCGATGGCTCCCGCTTCGAAGCCCCTCGCACGACGCCCAACGAACAGGCCTTGGGCTGCGCCGGCAAGGAGGGGACCACGCCGCAGGTCTTCCAGACGACACTCCTGCACATCGGAACCGGCTTGCCATGGGACTTCCGTCTGGGGCCGGGGACACAGAGCGAGCGGCGACAGCTGGACGACATGCGGGACAACCTGCCGCCCCGCTCCCTGCTGACCGCCGACGCCGGCTTCATCAGTTTTGAGCTGTGCCGCTGGCTCACCCGGAACCGGCACGACTTCGTCCTGCGGGTGGGAGGAAACATCCGGCTCCTGACCGGCCTGGACGGTCCTGACTTGGATTGGGCGGTCGAGACCGAAGGCCAGACGGTCTCGCTGTGGCCCACCCGCTGCCGCGACCAGCCGCCCGTCGTGTTGCGACTGATCGTCGTTCGCGACGATCAGAAACGACCGGTCTCGCTGGTCACGAACATCCACGACGAGAGGGCGCTGTCCGACGAGGACGCCGCCGAGATCTACCGGCTCCGCTGGGGCCTGGAGCTGCACTATCGCTCGCTCAAGCAGACGCTCTGCCATCAGACGCTGCGGAGCCGCACGCCGGAGGGCGCGCTGGCGGAGCAGACCTGGCATGTCCTGGCGAGTTGGCTACTGCAACTGCTGACGGCTCGGGAACTGATCGCCTCGGGATCGCATCCGGCGAACTGGTCTGCCGCCAAAGCTCGGGACGCCGTCCGCCGTCTGCTTCGTCGAGTCGTCCACGGCCGCCCCGTCCGCCGCATGCCGTCCTTGCGGGACCAGCTTTGTCAGGCCGTGGTGGACAGGGACGGTCGAGTCGGCCCGAAACAGATCCGCCGGTGGCCGAGACCGAAGCAGGACAGGCCGCCCGGCCCCCCGAAAATCCAACCGGCCACCCGAGAAGATCTCCAACAACTCCAACGACTTCGGACCACGTTACAAGCCCGATCATGA
- a CDS encoding nucleoside permease, producing MATDLAELPYSHSPSQPGIRTKLTVMMLLEFFIWGAWLPPLFHLMGGEGLKFGGWEQFGGWEQFGIGSCFAIASVIGIFFSNQFADRNFSAEKFLAFSHLVGGAALIGLFFAKSFWPFFALMLVHSLFYVPTISVANSLAFANLDNPTKDFGPVRMGGTIGWILAAWPLYFILKGKTGADLASAEAYVFIVAGIASFVLAAFCMTLPHTPPKPAATGEDTLAWKKAFSLLANPFLLVLFIVTFIDATIHNGYFVTAFGFLAQVGFSAEQIMPIMSIGQVAEILTMAVLGTVLAKLGWRTTMIVGILGHAARYAIFAFFPTNGPLIVAVQVLHGVCYAFFFATVYIFIDAAFPKDVRASAQGLFNLLILGIGDLAAKGLFVPLMDKWKTEAGIDYQKLFLVPVGLAVVAAVLLAVAFHPPKEIASAGEPAPAPH from the coding sequence ATGGCGACCGATCTCGCTGAACTTCCCTATTCGCATTCCCCTTCGCAGCCCGGCATCCGGACGAAACTGACCGTCATGATGCTCCTCGAGTTCTTCATCTGGGGAGCCTGGCTGCCGCCGCTGTTTCACCTGATGGGGGGGGAAGGCCTTAAGTTCGGCGGTTGGGAGCAGTTCGGCGGTTGGGAGCAGTTCGGCATCGGAAGCTGTTTTGCGATCGCCTCGGTCATCGGGATCTTCTTCTCGAACCAGTTCGCCGACCGCAATTTCTCCGCCGAGAAGTTCCTGGCGTTCAGCCATCTCGTCGGGGGCGCGGCGCTGATCGGCCTGTTCTTCGCGAAGTCCTTCTGGCCGTTCTTCGCCCTGATGCTGGTCCACTCCCTGTTCTACGTGCCGACGATCTCCGTCGCGAACTCGCTCGCCTTCGCCAACCTCGACAACCCGACGAAGGACTTCGGTCCGGTCCGGATGGGTGGGACGATCGGCTGGATCCTGGCTGCCTGGCCGCTGTACTTCATCCTCAAGGGGAAGACCGGCGCGGATCTGGCGAGCGCGGAAGCTTACGTGTTCATTGTGGCCGGCATCGCCTCGTTCGTTCTGGCCGCCTTCTGCATGACGCTTCCGCACACGCCTCCCAAGCCGGCCGCGACGGGCGAGGACACCCTGGCCTGGAAGAAGGCGTTCAGCCTGCTGGCCAATCCGTTCCTGCTGGTCCTGTTCATCGTGACCTTCATCGATGCCACGATCCACAACGGGTACTTCGTGACCGCCTTCGGCTTCCTGGCGCAGGTCGGGTTCAGTGCTGAGCAGATCATGCCGATCATGAGTATCGGGCAGGTTGCCGAGATCCTGACGATGGCGGTCCTGGGGACGGTGCTGGCCAAGCTGGGCTGGCGGACGACGATGATCGTGGGGATTCTGGGGCACGCGGCCCGCTATGCGATCTTTGCGTTCTTCCCCACGAACGGTCCGCTGATTGTTGCGGTCCAGGTGCTGCACGGGGTGTGTTACGCGTTCTTCTTTGCGACGGTCTACATCTTCATTGATGCCGCGTTCCCGAAGGATGTGCGGGCGAGTGCTCAGGGGTTGTTCAACCTGCTGATCCTGGGGATTGGGGATCTGGCTGCGAAGGGGTTGTTTGTCCCGCTGATGGACAAGTGGAAGACGGAAGCGGGGATTGACTACCAGAAGCTGTTCCTGGTGCCGGTGGGGTTGGCTGTGGTGGCGGCGGTTCTGTTGGCGGTGGCGTTCCATCCGCCGAAGGAGATTGCATCGGCAGGCGAGCCTGCGCCGGCGCCGCACTGA
- the trhA gene encoding PAQR family membrane homeostasis protein TrhA: protein MANAASIPVQGNVRPLTAEMLNQWTHGFGCVLACVGASVLIPRAFESGGLVNIVGATVYAASLVGLYLASTLSHSFEHPERRRFYRMLDQVCIFLLTAGSFTPFGLVHMATPFGWALLVGIWLVALYGVVQRIRNADRTMGVLLFVLLGWAPLLALPHLYVVTHWHGLLLVLVGAFAYTGGLYFLLNDHRKIYFHAIWHFATITGSACHFLFHFWYVVNVTPPSA from the coding sequence ATGGCGAACGCGGCGTCGATTCCGGTGCAGGGGAACGTCCGTCCTCTGACCGCGGAAATGCTGAATCAGTGGACCCACGGATTCGGCTGCGTTCTGGCGTGCGTCGGCGCCTCGGTTCTCATCCCTCGCGCCTTCGAGAGCGGCGGGCTGGTGAACATCGTTGGAGCCACGGTCTACGCCGCCTCGCTGGTCGGCCTCTACCTGGCATCGACTCTCTCGCACAGCTTTGAGCATCCGGAACGGCGGCGGTTCTACCGCATGCTGGATCAGGTCTGCATCTTCCTGCTGACCGCGGGAAGCTTCACGCCGTTCGGCCTGGTCCATATGGCAACGCCGTTCGGCTGGGCACTCCTGGTCGGCATTTGGCTCGTCGCGCTCTATGGCGTCGTGCAGCGGATCCGGAACGCGGACCGCACCATGGGGGTTCTGCTGTTCGTCCTCCTGGGATGGGCGCCGCTGCTGGCCTTGCCGCACCTCTACGTGGTGACCCACTGGCACGGCCTCCTGCTCGTCCTGGTCGGGGCCTTTGCCTACACCGGCGGCCTCTATTTCCTGCTGAACGACCATCGGAAGATCTATTTCCACGCGATCTGGCACTTCGCCACGATCACGGGGAGCGCGTGCCACTTCCTCTTCCACTTCTGGTACGTCGTCAACGTCACGCCCCCTTCGGCCTGA
- a CDS encoding AAA family ATPase: MSDETERRLAIARRLVESVLAPMKSEFVGKDEIIDLMGVCLAGGEHLFLLGPPGTAKSALVHRLGQRLHGRVFDYLLTRFTEPNELFGPFDIRKLRDGDLVTNTEGMLPEASLVFLDELLNANSAILNSLLMVLNERVFRRGRETRKLPLLMAIGASNHLPEEDALKALFDRFLVRVPCDNVPQEQLHDVLHAGWNLDAHPVAEETLISADDIRELQALVRLVNVAEVRPCYVELVHRLRHAGIPISDRRAVKYQRLIAASAVMCGRTDAQPSDVWVLKHTWDTDEQREVIAALVQQSIEQHSQDAPGPRHRLSHSNSAPDAEALARDLDRIASRVAQENVAEADRSYLRDQLGVLAGRTEWVTDAALREQLGGRVKDLWAKFGVET; the protein is encoded by the coding sequence ATGTCCGATGAAACCGAACGGCGGCTGGCGATTGCCCGGCGGCTGGTGGAGAGCGTCTTGGCCCCGATGAAGTCGGAGTTCGTCGGGAAGGATGAGATCATCGACCTGATGGGGGTCTGTCTCGCCGGCGGAGAGCACCTGTTCCTGCTCGGGCCGCCGGGGACCGCCAAGAGTGCGCTCGTCCACCGGCTGGGCCAGCGGCTGCATGGGCGGGTCTTCGACTACCTGCTGACGCGGTTCACCGAACCCAACGAGCTGTTCGGGCCGTTCGATATCCGCAAGCTCCGGGACGGCGACCTGGTGACGAACACCGAGGGGATGCTGCCCGAAGCCTCGCTGGTCTTTCTCGACGAGCTGCTCAACGCCAACAGCGCCATCCTCAACAGTCTGCTGATGGTCTTGAACGAGCGGGTCTTCCGCCGCGGGCGTGAGACCCGCAAGCTGCCGCTCCTGATGGCGATCGGGGCGAGCAATCATCTTCCCGAGGAGGACGCGCTCAAGGCGCTCTTCGACCGGTTCCTCGTCCGGGTTCCGTGCGACAACGTTCCTCAGGAACAGCTTCACGATGTCCTGCATGCCGGCTGGAACCTCGATGCGCATCCTGTTGCCGAGGAGACGCTGATCTCGGCCGATGACATCCGGGAGCTTCAGGCGCTGGTGCGGCTCGTGAATGTCGCGGAGGTCCGGCCGTGCTACGTGGAGCTGGTCCACCGGCTGCGGCATGCCGGGATCCCGATCTCGGACCGGCGGGCCGTGAAGTATCAGCGGCTTATTGCCGCGAGCGCCGTCATGTGCGGCCGGACCGATGCCCAGCCGTCGGACGTGTGGGTCCTCAAGCACACGTGGGACACCGACGAGCAGCGGGAAGTCATCGCGGCGCTCGTCCAGCAGTCGATCGAGCAGCACTCACAGGACGCTCCCGGTCCGCGGCATCGGCTCTCGCATTCCAACAGCGCTCCCGATGCGGAGGCGCTCGCGCGGGATCTCGACCGGATCGCCAGTCGCGTGGCGCAGGAGAACGTGGCGGAGGCGGACCGGTCCTACCTGCGGGACCAGCTCGGTGTCCTGGCGGGACGGACGGAGTGGGTCACGGATGCGGCGCTCCGCGAGCAGCTCGGCGGCCGCGTGAAGGACCTGTGGGCCAAGTTTGGAGTCGAGACGTGA
- a CDS encoding ABC transporter ATP-binding protein, with product MSAVIRIAGLDQGYGRKPVLEGVSLEIPAGQTLALLGRNGAGKTTLIRTLMGLIEPRKGRVEILGHDPAREPIVVRQKVGYLAEDQSMYGWMTAFEIGRFLAPFYPTWDEAHYRSLLGRFELPSDVRIRHLSKGQSVRLGLALALAHRPRLMILDDPALGLDPIARKEFNRDLIEHLQAEGRTVLYSSHLLSEVEAVADAVAILDDGRLVRTGPTEEVQRAVKRVLVSAAALETAEALPPERVLDVARHGERIAVTLDDAEPWIRDLRAGGIDAEVQDLSLDEIFEAFVIGRPQNWPRPSAPAEPAAVPV from the coding sequence ATGAGCGCCGTCATTCGCATCGCAGGGCTCGATCAGGGCTATGGCCGCAAACCGGTCCTCGAAGGGGTCTCGCTGGAGATCCCCGCCGGCCAGACCCTCGCCCTCCTCGGACGCAACGGAGCAGGGAAGACGACCCTCATCCGGACTCTGATGGGCCTGATCGAACCGCGGAAAGGCCGCGTCGAGATCCTCGGCCACGATCCCGCCCGGGAGCCGATCGTCGTTCGGCAGAAGGTCGGGTACCTCGCCGAAGACCAGTCGATGTACGGCTGGATGACCGCCTTCGAGATCGGCCGGTTCCTCGCGCCGTTCTATCCGACGTGGGACGAAGCGCACTACCGCTCGCTCCTCGGGCGGTTCGAGCTCCCCAGCGACGTCCGGATCCGGCATCTCTCGAAAGGACAGTCGGTCCGGCTCGGGCTCGCGCTCGCCCTGGCGCATCGCCCCCGGCTCATGATCCTCGACGACCCCGCCCTGGGGCTCGATCCGATCGCCCGCAAGGAATTCAACCGCGACCTGATCGAGCACCTCCAGGCCGAAGGCCGGACGGTCCTCTACAGCTCGCACCTGCTCTCGGAGGTCGAGGCGGTCGCCGACGCGGTCGCGATCCTCGACGACGGCCGGCTGGTGCGGACCGGTCCCACGGAAGAGGTGCAGCGCGCGGTCAAGCGAGTCCTTGTCTCCGCGGCCGCGCTCGAGACCGCCGAGGCCCTGCCTCCCGAGCGCGTCCTCGACGTGGCGCGGCACGGAGAGCGGATCGCGGTCACGCTCGACGACGCCGAGCCCTGGATCCGCGACCTGCGGGCGGGCGGCATCGATGCCGAGGTCCAGGACCTGAGTCTCGACGAGATCTTCGAAGCCTTCGTCATCGGCCGTCCTCAGAACTGGCCGCGTCCCAGCGCGCCCGCTGAGCCCGCCGCCGTTCCCGTGTAG
- a CDS encoding tyrosine-type recombinase/integrase — protein sequence MWFDDELAKVFRVETQSLREWVYRNGIPHIPAFRGILVDVAKAGGRPVTGEEFDRLVNEATASDANKAVAASRVRFLRGLWWSGLRLNEAVRLDWEDDLHLCVDMSGEKPTFRIRSEADKGRKNRRFPMAPEFAEMLLAVPPSERVGRVLTFLSHGKRPLAMDRITRAISGFGTAAGIVVGRDTEGEPVYASAHDLRRSFGTRWAKRVLPPVLKLLMRHSSIATTMTYYVDIDTDEATAALYDAIAKEARPGDKSGDTSPRPKNRRARKSLQ from the coding sequence GTGTGGTTCGACGATGAGCTGGCAAAGGTGTTTCGGGTTGAGACGCAGTCCCTCCGCGAGTGGGTCTATCGAAATGGGATTCCGCACATCCCCGCGTTCCGAGGAATTCTCGTCGATGTCGCAAAGGCCGGCGGACGGCCAGTGACTGGCGAGGAGTTCGATCGGCTGGTGAATGAGGCGACGGCGTCTGATGCAAACAAAGCTGTTGCGGCATCCAGAGTCCGATTCTTGAGAGGGCTCTGGTGGAGTGGACTTCGCCTGAATGAGGCGGTGCGGTTGGACTGGGAAGATGACCTACACCTCTGCGTAGACATGTCGGGCGAGAAGCCGACGTTTCGGATTCGTAGCGAAGCCGACAAGGGGCGGAAGAACCGCCGCTTTCCCATGGCGCCCGAGTTCGCTGAGATGCTTTTGGCTGTCCCGCCGTCCGAAAGAGTAGGGCGGGTTCTGACCTTCCTGAGCCACGGCAAACGACCGCTGGCGATGGATCGCATCACTCGAGCAATCTCTGGTTTCGGAACCGCCGCCGGCATCGTTGTCGGCCGCGACACCGAAGGGGAGCCGGTCTACGCATCCGCGCATGATCTGCGCCGCTCGTTTGGAACGCGCTGGGCAAAGCGAGTGCTCCCGCCGGTCCTCAAACTACTCATGCGTCACTCCAGCATCGCGACCACGATGACCTACTACGTGGACATCGACACCGACGAAGCAACGGCGGCGCTCTACGACGCAATCGCCAAGGAGGCGCGGCCTGGGGACAAAAGTGGGGACACATCCCCTCGCCCCAAGAATCGGCGTGCACGCAAGTCGTTGCAGTGA